In a genomic window of Callithrix jacchus isolate 240 chromosome 22, calJac240_pri, whole genome shotgun sequence:
- the CAPNS1 gene encoding calpain small subunit 1 isoform X2, whose product MSAVRGFSEAAAQYNPEPPPPRTHYSNIEANESEEVRQFRRLFAQLAGDDMEVSATELMNILNKVVTRHPDLKTDGFGIDTCRSMVAVMDSDTTGKLGFEEFKYLWNNIKRWQGIYKQFDTDRSGTICSSELPGAFEAAGFHLNEHLYNMIIRRYSDESGNMDFDNFISCLVRLDAMFRAFKSLDKDGTGQIQVNIQEWLQLTMYS is encoded by the exons CGAGGCGGCTGCGCAGTATAACCCGGAGCCCCCG cctccacgcACACATTACTCCAACATTGAGGCCAACGAAAGTGAGGAGGTCCGACAGTTCCGGAGACTCTTTGCCCAGCTGGCTGGAGAT GACATGGAGGTCAGTGCCACAGAACTCATGAACATTCTCAACAAGGTCGTGACACGAC ACCCTGATCTGAAGACTGATGGTTTTGGCATTGACACATGTCGCAGCATGGTGGCCGTGATGGAT AGCGACACCACAGGCAAGTTGGGCTTCGAGGAATTCAAGTACTTGTGGAACAACATCAAAAGGTGGCAG GGCATATATAAACAGTTTGACACTGACCGGTCAGGAACCATCTGCAGCAGTGAACTCCCGGGGGCCTTTGAGGCAGCAG GGTTCCACCTGAACGAGCATCTCTACAACATGATCATCAGACGCTACTCAGATGAAAGTGGGAACATGGATTTTGACAACTTCATCAGCTGCTTGGTCAGGCTGGATGCCATGTTCC GTGCCTTCAAATCTCTTGACAAAGATGGCACTGGACAAATCCAGGTGAACATCCAGGAG TGGCTGCAGCTGACTATGTATTCCTGA
- the COX7A1 gene encoding cytochrome c oxidase subunit 7A1, mitochondrial: MEVCCGPGAGLGTASSLVDESEERGFPQKRPSPSPSPTSPADRVRTGGGAWGSWTREGRACPWAERGGDCGRRGQQRRMLAPRVSQALIRSFSSTARNRFKNRVPEKQKLFQEENDIPLYLKGGVVDNILYRVTMGLCLGGTAYGLYCLGWASFPRNK, encoded by the exons ATGGAAGTGTGCTGCGGCCCGGGCGCGGGGCTGGGAACCGCCTCCTCCTTGGTGGACGAATCCGAGGAGCGGGGCTTCCCCCAAAAacgccccagccccagccccagccccacgtCCCCAGCTGACAGGGTGCGCAcagggggcggggcctggggtTCCTGGACTAGGGAGGGCCGCGCGTGTCCTTGGGCGGAGAGGGGAGGTGACTGCGGCCGAAGAGGACAACAACGCAGAATGCTGGCCCCGCGG GTCTCCCAGGCGCTGATCCGCTCCTTCAGCTCCACAGCCCGGAACCGCTTCAAGAATCGAGTGCCTGAGAAACAGAAGCTCTTTCAG GAGGAAAATGACATCCCGTTGTACCTGAAGGGCGGCGTCGTTGACAACATCCTGTACCGAGTGACCATGGGGCTGTGTCTGGGCG GCACTGCCTACGGCTTGTACTGCCTTGGCTGGGCCTCCTTCCCCCGCAATAAATGA